In Symmachiella dynata, the following are encoded in one genomic region:
- a CDS encoding sugar phosphate isomerase/epimerase family protein, which yields MTDNISRRSLLTSSMAAAGAGLMLAAPTPTPAADADARPKSEPFRYCLNMGTIRGQNLTLVEEIETAAKAGYDGVEPWSRKIDAYVKEGGSLKDLGKRISDLGLTVDSAIAFANWIVDDDAKRAQALEEAKRNMDALAQIGGTRIAAPPAGATDQADLDLFKAAQRYRALLELGDQMGIVPQVEVWGFSKSLARLGEAVFVAIESGHPNACLLPDVYHVYKGGSDFGGLQMVAGNSIHVFHANDYPADPPRETINDSHRVYPGDGIAPLTEIYQTIYNSGFRGTLSLELFNRDYWKQDALTVAQTGLEKMRTSVQKAIA from the coding sequence ATGACCGACAACATTTCGCGACGCTCATTACTGACTTCTTCCATGGCGGCTGCTGGGGCCGGGTTGATGCTGGCTGCCCCCACGCCGACACCCGCTGCGGATGCCGATGCTCGGCCGAAGTCCGAACCGTTTCGGTATTGCCTGAACATGGGCACGATTCGCGGTCAAAACTTGACGTTGGTCGAGGAAATCGAAACGGCTGCCAAAGCAGGTTACGACGGTGTCGAACCTTGGTCGCGAAAAATCGATGCGTACGTGAAAGAAGGCGGCTCGCTCAAGGACCTCGGCAAACGCATCTCCGACCTGGGGCTGACGGTCGATAGTGCGATCGCCTTTGCCAACTGGATCGTCGACGACGACGCGAAACGTGCCCAAGCATTGGAAGAGGCCAAACGCAACATGGATGCACTGGCACAAATCGGCGGCACCCGCATCGCCGCCCCTCCCGCCGGCGCGACCGACCAAGCTGACCTGGATCTGTTCAAAGCAGCCCAGCGCTACCGAGCGTTGTTGGAGCTGGGCGACCAAATGGGAATTGTCCCGCAGGTCGAGGTCTGGGGCTTTTCCAAATCACTCGCGCGATTAGGCGAAGCGGTTTTCGTCGCCATCGAAAGCGGCCATCCAAACGCCTGTTTGTTGCCGGACGTGTATCACGTTTACAAAGGGGGATCGGATTTCGGCGGCCTGCAAATGGTGGCCGGCAATTCGATTCACGTGTTCCACGCCAACGACTACCCAGCAGACCCGCCTCGCGAAACGATCAACGATTCGCACCGCGTCTACCCCGGCGACGGCATCGCCCCGCTGACTGAAATATACCAAACCATCTACAACTCCGGCTTCCGCGGCACGCTGTCGTTGGAATTATTCAACCGCGACTACTGGAAACAGGACGCACTGACCGTCGCCCAAACCGGCCTGGAAAAAATGCGGACGTCGGTACAAAAAGCAATCGCGTGA
- a CDS encoding TerC family protein yields the protein MDVFLPFVSLVFLSAGLGIDNGLLIEFSLKTLNLEPRKHLIWRSVALLMAALLRIVFLFSLSRLSFLERPLPDYAWLPNRWFSAHADELTWMSLVLFAGGLIILFMAVWEYYHKLRAEMDGPHHGETATETGTGRMLAVVFYLASMNILFSLDSVFAAVAIMDLDTQFGWMVAAILLASLVMVFGMIPISAIIAKNKHFGVLMLSILAVIATKLLVDGTGAHFSNGLLIFIIGILLLNDAAQAVIDRAAAKRKLRMAARQK from the coding sequence GTGGATGTTTTCCTCCCTTTTGTTTCACTGGTGTTCCTCAGCGCGGGATTGGGGATCGATAATGGGTTATTGATCGAGTTTTCGCTCAAAACACTCAATTTGGAGCCGCGCAAACATCTGATCTGGCGCTCCGTCGCGCTGCTGATGGCGGCGTTGTTGCGGATTGTGTTCCTGTTCAGCTTATCTCGGCTGTCGTTTTTAGAACGCCCGCTGCCCGACTACGCTTGGTTACCCAACCGCTGGTTCAGCGCGCATGCCGATGAACTGACTTGGATGAGCCTCGTGCTATTCGCCGGGGGACTGATCATTCTCTTCATGGCCGTCTGGGAGTATTATCACAAACTCCGCGCCGAAATGGATGGTCCCCATCACGGGGAGACAGCGACTGAAACCGGCACAGGGCGCATGCTTGCGGTCGTCTTTTATTTGGCAAGCATGAACATCCTGTTCAGCCTCGATTCGGTGTTTGCCGCCGTGGCGATCATGGATCTCGACACGCAATTCGGCTGGATGGTGGCGGCCATCCTGCTCGCTTCATTGGTCATGGTGTTTGGCATGATCCCAATCAGCGCCATCATCGCCAAGAACAAACACTTTGGCGTGCTGATGCTGTCGATCCTGGCAGTGATTGCGACCAAACTGCTAGTCGACGGCACAGGCGCGCACTTTTCCAACGGCCTGCTGATTTTTATCATCGGGATCTTGTTACTCAACGACGCAGCACAAGCGGTGATTGACCGCGCGGCGGCGAAGCGGAAATTGCGAATGGCGGCGCGGCAGAAGTAG
- a CDS encoding thioredoxin domain-containing protein: MSDSTPTDNRPTNRLSGETSPYLLQHAYNPVDWYPWGEEAIQKARDEDRPIFLSIGYSACHWCHVMEHESFENSTIAAVMNERFVNIKVDREERPDLDQIYMNAVQLMTGRGGWPMSVFLTPELKPFYGGTYFPPEARMGMPGFPDILVRVSEVWQERREELLESAEKLTAAISDMVPPAAADAAPGEETLRSAMQALLRSSDGTHGGFGAAPKFPHPMDIRLLLRCWQRFQNEEALEVVKLALDKMAAGGIYDQLGGGFHRYSTDHRWLVPHFEKMLYDNALLTSSYVEAYQATGDTDYARIVRETLDYTLKEMTQPQGGFYSTQDADSEGVEGKFFVWSEQEIVKLLGEVDARLFNSYYDVTPRGNWEGHTILNRPRPHDEAAAALGIDPQELREKLTACRETLFAVRAKRIAPQRDDKVLVAWNGLMIAAMAQAGRVLGDERYLSAAVDAAEFVLGEMRNESGRLLHSYKDGRARFNAYLDDYACFVDGLVELYQATFEEKYLEVAAELATTMIDQFHEPEQGGFYYTSHDHEQLITRQKDLQDSATPSGNSMATTGLLKLARLTSRRDLEDIALGTLRMLSGMVEKHPSAAGQALLAVDFLIGPTHEIVLVDGSNAEEGNAVFHELESRFLPNKVVVRTSAASSPSALLGPLVEGKTALENNATVFLCQQGTCAAPVRGDDLKAALDSLVTKM; encoded by the coding sequence ATGTCAGATTCAACCCCCACAGACAATCGTCCCACCAATCGCCTGTCTGGGGAAACCAGCCCCTATTTGTTGCAGCATGCTTACAACCCGGTGGATTGGTATCCCTGGGGGGAGGAAGCGATTCAAAAGGCGCGCGATGAGGACCGGCCGATTTTTCTTTCGATTGGTTACAGCGCTTGCCATTGGTGTCATGTGATGGAACACGAGAGCTTTGAGAATTCGACAATCGCTGCGGTGATGAATGAGCGGTTTGTGAACATCAAAGTCGATCGCGAAGAACGGCCCGACTTGGATCAGATTTATATGAACGCCGTGCAATTAATGACCGGTCGCGGCGGTTGGCCGATGTCGGTGTTTCTGACACCGGAGCTGAAACCGTTTTATGGCGGCACTTATTTTCCACCCGAGGCGCGAATGGGGATGCCCGGTTTTCCTGACATTCTCGTCCGTGTGAGTGAAGTCTGGCAGGAGCGGCGTGAGGAACTGCTGGAAAGCGCGGAGAAATTAACGGCGGCGATCAGCGACATGGTCCCGCCCGCGGCGGCGGACGCGGCGCCGGGTGAAGAGACATTGCGTAGTGCCATGCAAGCCTTGCTGCGCAGTAGCGACGGCACGCATGGCGGATTCGGAGCCGCTCCCAAATTCCCACACCCCATGGATATTCGGTTGCTGCTGCGTTGTTGGCAACGTTTTCAAAATGAAGAGGCGCTGGAGGTGGTTAAATTGGCGCTCGACAAAATGGCTGCCGGTGGAATCTATGATCAACTAGGCGGAGGGTTCCATCGCTATTCCACCGACCACCGTTGGCTGGTGCCGCACTTCGAAAAAATGCTCTACGACAATGCGCTGCTGACCAGCAGTTATGTGGAGGCCTATCAGGCAACCGGCGATACGGATTATGCCCGCATTGTCCGCGAAACACTCGACTACACACTCAAAGAAATGACACAGCCGCAGGGCGGGTTTTACAGTACGCAGGACGCCGATAGCGAAGGTGTGGAGGGGAAATTCTTCGTCTGGTCGGAGCAGGAGATCGTCAAACTCTTGGGCGAAGTGGATGCGCGGCTATTTAATAGTTATTACGACGTCACCCCCCGCGGCAATTGGGAAGGGCACACGATTCTCAACCGCCCCCGCCCACACGACGAAGCTGCTGCAGCGTTGGGAATTGACCCGCAGGAATTGCGAGAGAAACTGACGGCCTGTCGCGAAACGTTATTCGCTGTCCGTGCGAAACGCATTGCACCGCAGCGCGATGACAAAGTGCTGGTTGCCTGGAATGGCCTGATGATCGCCGCCATGGCGCAGGCCGGCCGCGTTTTGGGTGACGAACGATACCTCTCCGCCGCAGTGGACGCCGCTGAGTTTGTGTTGGGGGAAATGCGGAACGAATCCGGACGGTTGTTGCATAGCTACAAAGATGGCCGCGCGCGATTCAATGCCTACCTCGACGACTATGCTTGCTTTGTCGATGGACTGGTGGAGTTGTATCAAGCGACCTTTGAGGAAAAGTATCTCGAAGTGGCAGCCGAATTGGCGACGACGATGATCGACCAGTTTCACGAACCAGAGCAGGGGGGATTCTACTACACCAGCCACGACCACGAGCAGTTGATCACGCGGCAGAAAGATCTGCAGGACTCAGCAACCCCGTCGGGCAACAGCATGGCAACGACAGGTTTATTGAAGTTGGCCCGGCTCACGAGCCGTCGCGATCTGGAAGACATTGCACTCGGCACTTTACGGATGCTTTCCGGCATGGTGGAAAAACACCCTTCAGCGGCCGGACAAGCCTTGCTGGCTGTCGATTTTCTCATCGGCCCCACGCATGAAATCGTGTTGGTCGACGGCAGCAATGCGGAGGAAGGGAACGCCGTTTTCCATGAACTCGAATCGCGGTTCCTACCAAACAAAGTCGTCGTCCGAACATCGGCTGCCTCGTCGCCATCCGCTCTTCTCGGGCCGTTGGTCGAAGGCAAGACGGCGTTAGAGAACAACGCAACGGTGTTTCTCTGTCAGCAAGGGACGTGCGCTGCGCCGGTCCGAGGCGACGATCTTAAAGCGGCGCTGGACTCACTTGTCACAAAGATGTGA
- a CDS encoding DUF1570 domain-containing protein — translation MRAITRHIRICCSVTCIVLAVALPPLFAETVEQVVFRDEQQQQHAVTGRILVEAADGGVMLQSADGAIAAIAAEQIVEREKRDEPFRPLTAEELGAQLKQEFGDRFEITRTKHYLICSDAGAAYADWCGGLLERLYAGFENYWSRRNFEFTEPQFPLTAIVFANQRDFAAFATADAGPETATAKGYYSLKTNRVVLYDLSKMKQNRAARNVAEINRRMARTPFNTATVVHEATHQIAFNCGLHTRYADNPLWFTEGMAMFFETPDLRSRSGWKTIGKLNSVRMNRFKQFGRRRTADSLRTLIESDARLLDAQTAEDAYAESWALSYFLLKTRGDDYADYLKTLAAKKPLRFGTPQERIAEFQSAFGEDLNKLEQEWLRFMQRAK, via the coding sequence ATGCGCGCCATCACACGTCACATACGAATCTGCTGCTCTGTAACCTGCATCGTGCTCGCCGTCGCCTTGCCACCATTATTCGCCGAGACGGTCGAACAGGTCGTTTTTCGTGATGAACAGCAACAACAGCACGCTGTCACCGGACGGATCCTCGTCGAAGCGGCCGACGGAGGCGTGATGTTGCAGTCCGCCGACGGGGCGATTGCCGCTATCGCCGCTGAACAAATCGTCGAGCGTGAGAAACGGGACGAACCATTTCGACCGCTCACAGCAGAGGAACTGGGCGCGCAACTCAAACAAGAGTTCGGCGACCGATTCGAAATCACGCGGACCAAACATTACCTCATCTGTTCCGATGCCGGCGCAGCCTATGCCGATTGGTGTGGTGGATTGTTGGAACGATTGTATGCGGGATTCGAGAACTATTGGTCGCGGCGCAATTTTGAATTCACCGAACCGCAGTTTCCTTTAACGGCCATCGTCTTCGCCAACCAACGCGACTTCGCCGCCTTCGCAACCGCCGACGCCGGACCGGAGACCGCAACGGCTAAGGGATACTATTCACTCAAGACAAACCGTGTGGTGCTGTATGATCTCTCGAAAATGAAACAAAACCGCGCAGCACGCAACGTGGCGGAGATCAACCGGCGTATGGCACGCACGCCCTTCAACACGGCAACGGTCGTCCATGAGGCAACACACCAGATCGCATTCAATTGCGGATTGCATACGCGCTACGCCGATAATCCCTTGTGGTTCACGGAAGGGATGGCCATGTTTTTCGAAACCCCCGACCTGCGGAGTCGGTCGGGATGGAAAACGATCGGCAAACTCAACTCCGTGCGGATGAATCGCTTCAAACAATTCGGCCGCCGCCGCACAGCTGATTCGCTACGAACACTGATCGAATCCGATGCCCGCCTGCTGGATGCTCAAACCGCTGAGGACGCCTATGCGGAAAGCTGGGCGCTTAGCTACTTCCTGCTCAAGACGCGCGGCGACGATTATGCCGACTATTTAAAAACATTGGCCGCCAAGAAACCGCTCCGATTCGGCACGCCCCAAGAACGGATCGCGGAATTCCAATCGGCCTTCGGCGAAGATTTGAACAAGCTCGAACAAGAATGGTTACGCTTCATGCAACGAGCCAAATAA
- a CDS encoding STAS domain-containing protein — MLELATGWQLQVENSTDWIFVRIEKIGTESVLPPLAESLWSLGEQQQIQRFILEVANPVWMTSYLIGQLILLHKRANLEGGTLRLCGLSDDNHSVLRRMGLGDRFPNHASREDAVMGHMPSKPR, encoded by the coding sequence ATGTTGGAATTGGCAACCGGTTGGCAATTGCAGGTAGAGAACAGCACCGATTGGATCTTTGTGCGGATCGAAAAAATCGGCACCGAGAGCGTCCTGCCTCCCCTCGCTGAATCGCTGTGGAGTCTTGGGGAGCAGCAACAGATCCAACGATTCATCCTTGAAGTCGCCAACCCCGTCTGGATGACCAGCTATTTGATTGGCCAGCTCATCTTGCTGCACAAACGAGCCAACCTCGAAGGGGGCACCCTGCGGCTGTGTGGTCTCTCGGATGACAACCATAGCGTGCTCCGCCGCATGGGACTTGGCGATCGCTTTCCCAATCATGCCTCGCGTGAGGACGCCGTCATGGGACACATGCCGAGCAAACCGCGTTAG